One window of the Equus caballus isolate H_3958 breed thoroughbred chromosome 2, TB-T2T, whole genome shotgun sequence genome contains the following:
- the THAP3 gene encoding THAP domain-containing protein 3 isoform X2 — protein sequence MPKSCAARQCCNRYSNRKKQLTFHRFPFSRPELLKEWVLNIGRGNFKPKQHTVICSEHFRPECFSAFGNRKNLKHNAVPTEFAFQEPAQVVSRVGAGERGPGRKADTALEALQLPPSARRPGEQVLPHRPEATKAPSQPASPTGKRKAPKALEGPEAGDAEDVQPPPRPQSRAGRSPGDSRAAELSQTAGLSARSVWEVGHWFQDSGRGPFNPAPATQNGSEACQPPVRIPTPSWVV from the exons GTTCCCGTTCAGCCGCCCGGAGCTGCTGAAGGAATGGGTGCTGAACATCGGCCGCGGCAACTTCAAGCCCAAGCAGCACACGGTCATCTGCTCCGAGCACTTCCGACCCGAGTGCTTCAGCGCCTTCGGGAACCGCAAGAACCTGAAGCACAACGCCGTGCCCACGGAGTTCGCCTTCCAGGAGCCAGCGCAG GTCGTGTCCAGGGTGGGGGCCGGGGAACGCGGCCCAGGCAGGAAGGCGGACACTGCGCTGGAAGCGCTGCAGCTGCCCCCAAGTGCCCGACGCCCTGGAGAGCAG GTCCTGCCACACAGACCAGAAGCAACCAAGGCCCCCAGTCAGCCGGCCAGCCCTACAG GAAAACGAAAAGCTCCGAAAGCGCTTGAAGGCCCAGAGGCTGGTGATGCGGAGGATGTCCAGCCGCCTCCGCGCCCACAGAGCCGGGCAGGCAGGTCTCCAGGGGACTCCAGAGCAGCAGAGCTGAGCCAGACAGCCGGGCTTTCTGCGCGGAGCGTCTGGGAGGTGGGGCACTGGTTTCAGGACTCTGGCCGTGGACCTTTCAATCCTGCTCCTGCCACTCAAAATGGCAGTGAGGCATGCCAGCCCCCGGTGAGGATTCCAACGCCATCTTGGGTGGTTTAG
- the THAP3 gene encoding THAP domain-containing protein 3 isoform X1, which produces MPKSCAARQCCNRYSNRKKQLTFHRFPFSRPELLKEWVLNIGRGNFKPKQHTVICSEHFRPECFSAFGNRKNLKHNAVPTEFAFQEPAQLVKESTAPDSQCGNADSEEVVSRVGAGERGPGRKADTALEALQLPPSARRPGEQVLPHRPEATKAPSQPASPTGKRKAPKALEGPEAGDAEDVQPPPRPQSRAGRSPGDSRAAELSQTAGLSARSVWEVGHWFQDSGRGPFNPAPATQNGSEACQPPVRIPTPSWVV; this is translated from the exons GTTCCCGTTCAGCCGCCCGGAGCTGCTGAAGGAATGGGTGCTGAACATCGGCCGCGGCAACTTCAAGCCCAAGCAGCACACGGTCATCTGCTCCGAGCACTTCCGACCCGAGTGCTTCAGCGCCTTCGGGAACCGCAAGAACCTGAAGCACAACGCCGTGCCCACGGAGTTCGCCTTCCAGGAGCCAGCGCAG CTGGTGAAGGAGAGCACAGCCCCTGACAGCCAGTGCGGAAATGCCGACTCTGAGGAG GTCGTGTCCAGGGTGGGGGCCGGGGAACGCGGCCCAGGCAGGAAGGCGGACACTGCGCTGGAAGCGCTGCAGCTGCCCCCAAGTGCCCGACGCCCTGGAGAGCAG GTCCTGCCACACAGACCAGAAGCAACCAAGGCCCCCAGTCAGCCGGCCAGCCCTACAG GAAAACGAAAAGCTCCGAAAGCGCTTGAAGGCCCAGAGGCTGGTGATGCGGAGGATGTCCAGCCGCCTCCGCGCCCACAGAGCCGGGCAGGCAGGTCTCCAGGGGACTCCAGAGCAGCAGAGCTGAGCCAGACAGCCGGGCTTTCTGCGCGGAGCGTCTGGGAGGTGGGGCACTGGTTTCAGGACTCTGGCCGTGGACCTTTCAATCCTGCTCCTGCCACTCAAAATGGCAGTGAGGCATGCCAGCCCCCGGTGAGGATTCCAACGCCATCTTGGGTGGTTTAG